Proteins encoded together in one Neobacillus sp. FSL H8-0543 window:
- a CDS encoding ABC transporter ATP-binding protein produces the protein MSLLTIDSLTGGYTRNPVLKDVSFEVKEKELVGLIGLNGAGKSTTIKHIIGLMEPHRGEIKINGSSIEKDKEAYRKKFTFIPETPVLYEELTLDEHLRLTAMAYGLDEPTYKERITPLLSEFRMEKRLKWFPAHFSKGMKQKVMIMCAFLVQPSLYIIDEPFVGLDPLGIQSLLDLMNKMKDNGAGILMSTHILATAEKYCDRFIILHEGKVRAQGTLSDLREQFSMPKASLDDLYIQLTKEENYV, from the coding sequence ATGTCTTTATTAACGATTGACAGCCTTACAGGCGGGTATACAAGGAACCCGGTTTTAAAAGATGTATCTTTTGAAGTAAAGGAAAAGGAATTAGTGGGACTAATTGGTTTAAATGGTGCAGGAAAAAGTACAACCATTAAACATATTATTGGACTAATGGAGCCGCACCGCGGAGAAATAAAAATTAACGGCTCTTCAATAGAAAAAGACAAAGAGGCCTATCGGAAAAAGTTTACCTTCATCCCGGAAACCCCCGTACTTTATGAAGAGCTTACCCTTGATGAGCATTTAAGATTGACTGCTATGGCCTATGGATTAGATGAACCAACCTATAAGGAGAGAATTACTCCGTTATTATCCGAATTCCGGATGGAAAAGAGGCTTAAATGGTTTCCCGCTCATTTTTCAAAAGGGATGAAACAAAAGGTAATGATTATGTGCGCTTTTTTAGTACAGCCCTCCCTTTATATCATTGATGAACCGTTTGTTGGCCTTGACCCGCTTGGTATTCAATCCTTGCTCGACTTAATGAATAAGATGAAAGATAATGGTGCAGGGATTTTAATGTCGACACATATTCTTGCCACTGCCGAAAAATACTGTGATCGTTTTATTATTCTCCATGAAGGGAAAGTTCGAGCACAAGGGACTTTAAGTGACTTGAGAGAGCAATTCTCGATGCCGAAAGCTTCACTTGATGATTTGTATATTCAATTGACGAAGGAAGAAAATTATGTTTGA
- a CDS encoding ABC transporter permease, which yields MFDEKKLWKDRASHRLKELSLYLRYIFNGHLLLVGLFLIGTAAYYYQNWIKILSSDFPAEIMLAVIIGWFLTYSPVYNFLLEADQVFLLPLEDRLKGYFLRSGVVSLVFQGYIVLMVLALLMPIYAHVSESGFRFFFLFFIVLLLVKAWNLAVSWKISYYVHSSVSLSDMLVRYFINVGFTFLLFKQANILILFLLVIIMAFYYRSFYIRTAKMGLKWDLLIGQEEKRMSSFYRLANLFTDVPKLKDTVKRRKWLDFLINRIAFSEEKTYLYLFSRTFLRASDYLGLYIRLTVIGALALYFLSFGLGQIFFALLFLYLTAFQLLPLWNHHQNKLWVDLYPVAEKHKKAAFQLLLTFIIGLQTLIFALIVLLKGEWMISLFVLLAGLLFSFLFVKVYSTARLK from the coding sequence ATGTTTGATGAGAAGAAACTATGGAAAGACCGTGCTAGTCATCGGTTAAAAGAACTTAGTCTTTATCTCCGTTATATTTTTAATGGCCATTTATTGCTTGTCGGGTTATTTCTTATCGGAACTGCTGCTTATTATTACCAGAATTGGATTAAGATCTTATCATCAGATTTTCCCGCTGAAATCATGCTTGCCGTTATTATCGGCTGGTTTTTGACCTACAGTCCCGTTTATAATTTTCTGCTGGAGGCTGATCAGGTATTCTTACTACCGCTTGAGGATCGGTTAAAAGGATATTTCCTTCGTTCTGGTGTAGTGAGCCTTGTCTTTCAAGGTTACATCGTCTTAATGGTTCTTGCTCTGCTTATGCCTATTTATGCGCACGTTAGCGAGAGTGGATTTCGGTTCTTTTTCCTATTCTTTATTGTCCTGTTGCTGGTTAAAGCCTGGAATTTAGCCGTCAGTTGGAAAATTAGCTATTATGTTCATTCTTCTGTTTCCTTATCGGACATGCTTGTGCGCTATTTTATTAATGTAGGATTCACCTTTTTGTTATTTAAACAAGCCAACATTCTTATCCTATTTCTATTAGTAATAATAATGGCCTTTTATTACCGTTCATTTTACATAAGGACTGCCAAAATGGGTCTTAAATGGGACTTGCTGATTGGGCAGGAAGAAAAAAGGATGTCCTCTTTTTATCGGTTAGCAAATTTATTTACCGATGTGCCAAAATTAAAAGATACCGTAAAAAGAAGGAAATGGTTGGATTTCCTTATAAATCGAATCGCATTTTCGGAAGAAAAGACTTATCTTTATTTGTTTTCGAGAACCTTTTTAAGGGCATCTGATTATCTTGGTCTATATATCCGATTAACAGTTATAGGGGCTTTGGCCTTGTATTTTCTTTCCTTTGGCTTAGGACAAATATTCTTTGCTTTATTGTTTTTATATTTGACCGCATTCCAACTCTTACCCCTATGGAATCATCATCAAAATAAGTTATGGGTAGATTTGTACCCAGTGGCCGAAAAACATAAAAAAGCTGCATTTCAATTATTGTTAACTTTCATTATTGGGTTACAAACGTTAATTTTCGCCCTAATTGTTCTTTTGAAAGGGGAATGGATGATTTCATTGTTTGTCCTTCTCGCTGGCTTATTGTTTAGCTTTTTGTTTGTCAAAGTATATAGCACGGCTAGGTTAAAATAA
- a CDS encoding EcsC family protein — MNEYELKVYEEVEEWKRKLTRRSGMMNRLSKKAQGKVNQFIPEKVHEVMTESIKGMVKTTLFGSQVTTNKNQAKGLALMERDELMRKKTAAYQKTALVEGAGTGAGGILLGLADFPLLLSIKMKFLFEAASVYGFNTKEYDERLFILHVFQLAFSSDEIRKETLNVMEHWDERKQVLAEMDWRKFQQEYRDYIDLVKMMQLVPGIGAFVGAYANNNLLKQLGETAMNAYRMRILQKAPEL; from the coding sequence ATGAACGAGTATGAGCTTAAAGTTTATGAGGAAGTAGAGGAGTGGAAAAGAAAACTAACCAGACGCTCTGGAATGATGAATCGACTTTCTAAAAAGGCTCAGGGCAAGGTAAATCAGTTCATTCCCGAAAAGGTTCATGAGGTGATGACAGAAAGCATCAAAGGGATGGTGAAAACCACCTTGTTTGGTTCACAGGTGACTACAAATAAAAACCAGGCAAAGGGCTTAGCGCTGATGGAGCGGGATGAACTAATGCGCAAAAAGACGGCTGCTTATCAGAAAACTGCACTTGTAGAGGGAGCAGGAACGGGGGCAGGAGGAATTCTTCTAGGGTTAGCAGACTTTCCGTTACTTCTTTCGATAAAAATGAAATTTCTATTTGAGGCAGCATCTGTTTATGGTTTTAACACCAAAGAATACGACGAGAGGCTGTTTATTCTCCATGTATTTCAGCTTGCATTCTCTAGTGATGAGATTCGCAAAGAGACCTTAAATGTGATGGAGCACTGGGATGAGAGAAAGCAAGTGCTAGCCGAAATGGATTGGCGTAAATTCCAGCAGGAGTATAGAGACTATATCGACTTGGTAAAGATGATGCAGCTTGTCCCGGGAATTGGCGCCTTTGTCGGTGCATACGCAAATAATAATCTTCTTAAACAATTAGGTGAAACAGCGATGAATGCCTATCGAATGAGAATACTGCAAAAGGCCCCTGAACTTTAA
- a CDS encoding M20 family metallopeptidase encodes MINKLYNKLENYYEEMVSIRRFLHQHPELSFQEKNTALFIQDYYKKLGIEVKGNVGGNGVVAKIYGKKPGKTVALRADFDALPIQDEKDVPYKSLVPGVMHACGHDGHTATLLVLAKALNEMKEDLEGNYVLIHQHAEEYAPGGAKTMIEDGCLEDVDVIFGTHLWASEPTGTIQYRTGPIMAAADRFEINIQGKGGHGAQPHKTIDAIVIASQLVLNLQQIVSRKVNPVESAVVTIGSFTAENAFNVIADKAKLIGTVRTFNEDVQQFIENEIERIIHGTCYMTNSTYQFSYERGYPAVVNHQLETEFLISCARAVTEVQNIEETEPQMGGEDFAFYLQKVPGTFFFTGAKPTYAETTYPHHHPKFDIDEKAMLIAAKTLGTAAIRTHSI; translated from the coding sequence ATGATAAACAAGCTATATAACAAGTTAGAAAACTACTACGAAGAGATGGTTTCCATTCGCAGGTTTTTGCACCAGCATCCCGAATTATCGTTTCAGGAAAAAAACACAGCACTATTTATCCAGGATTACTATAAAAAGCTTGGGATAGAAGTAAAAGGGAATGTAGGTGGAAACGGCGTAGTTGCAAAAATATATGGAAAAAAACCCGGTAAAACCGTTGCACTTAGAGCTGATTTTGACGCATTGCCTATCCAGGACGAAAAGGATGTACCTTATAAGTCATTAGTTCCAGGTGTCATGCATGCCTGTGGCCATGATGGTCATACAGCAACCCTTCTAGTTCTTGCAAAGGCATTAAATGAAATGAAGGAGGACCTTGAAGGGAATTATGTCCTTATCCATCAACATGCAGAAGAATATGCACCAGGCGGCGCGAAAACTATGATTGAGGATGGGTGTTTAGAAGATGTGGATGTCATTTTTGGCACCCATTTATGGGCCAGTGAGCCAACTGGGACAATCCAATACAGAACAGGACCGATTATGGCGGCGGCGGACCGTTTCGAAATCAATATTCAAGGCAAAGGCGGGCATGGAGCACAACCACATAAAACAATAGATGCAATTGTCATTGCCTCACAGTTAGTACTAAATTTACAGCAAATTGTTAGCAGAAAAGTGAATCCTGTAGAATCTGCAGTTGTAACGATTGGATCTTTTACTGCCGAAAATGCTTTCAACGTCATTGCCGATAAAGCAAAGCTCATTGGCACCGTCCGCACCTTTAATGAAGATGTCCAGCAGTTCATTGAAAATGAAATCGAAAGAATTATCCATGGCACCTGTTATATGACAAACAGCACCTATCAATTTTCCTATGAGAGAGGCTACCCAGCTGTCGTTAATCATCAGCTGGAAACGGAATTTCTGATTTCTTGCGCAAGAGCTGTGACAGAGGTTCAAAACATTGAAGAAACCGAACCACAAATGGGAGGCGAAGACTTCGCCTTTTACTTACAAAAGGTACCGGGTACGTTCTTCTTTACAGGTGCAAAACCCACCTATGCGGAGACTACCTATCCCCACCACCATCCAAAATTTGATATTGACGAAAAAGCGATGTTAATCGCTGCAAAAACACTTGGCACTGCAGCAATAAGAACGCACAGTATATAA
- a CDS encoding phosphatase PAP2 family protein — protein MAVIVATYTSIQVVGQHTIGLDDTLADLFVLVPDSMNPFFLLVTELGDKKGIYLVAIFALGWLLMKRNLVGAAAIILSVALGNEMNKLLKDLIARPRPDLEHLAPVNSNSFPSGHAMVGFIVYFFLAYLIIEEVRTKSRKVIVALLAGLLLLLIGASRIILNVHYPSDVIGGYAFGYIWVFIWILLYQYFKKKFKKS, from the coding sequence TTGGCTGTAATAGTCGCGACGTATACTTCCATCCAAGTAGTAGGACAGCATACAATTGGATTGGATGACACTCTAGCAGATTTATTTGTACTGGTACCTGACTCGATGAATCCATTTTTTCTATTAGTTACTGAATTAGGGGATAAAAAAGGAATTTATCTTGTGGCTATTTTTGCGTTGGGCTGGCTACTGATGAAAAGAAACCTGGTTGGGGCAGCTGCAATCATCTTATCTGTTGCTTTAGGGAACGAAATGAATAAGCTTCTCAAGGATTTAATCGCTAGACCAAGACCAGATCTTGAGCATCTTGCTCCTGTTAATAGCAACAGTTTTCCAAGTGGTCACGCGATGGTCGGATTTATTGTCTATTTCTTTTTAGCTTATTTAATTATAGAAGAAGTGAGGACAAAATCGAGAAAGGTCATTGTTGCCCTGTTAGCAGGACTTTTACTATTGCTGATAGGCGCATCTCGAATTATTCTAAATGTCCATTACCCGTCAGATGTAATCGGAGGATATGCATTCGGTTATATATGGGTTTTCATTTGGATTTTGTTATACCAATACTTTAAAAAGAAATTTAAAAAATCATAA
- the hemE gene encoding uroporphyrinogen decarboxylase: MTKQFNETFLKAARGEKTDHVPVWYMRQAGRSQPEYREIKEKYSLFEITHQPELCAYVTRLPVEQYNVDAAILYKDIMTPLPAIGMEVEIKSGIGPVIDNPIRSLADVEKLGELNPEVDVPYVLDTIKLLTQEQLSVPLIGFSGAPFTLASYMIEGGPSKNYNKTKAFMYAEPKAWFALMEKLADVVITYVKAQINAGVKAIQIFDSWVGALNVEDYRYFIKPIMNRIFTELREENVPLIMFGVGASHLALEWHDLPIDVVGLDWRLPISQAREMGIQKTVQGNLDPAILLAPWEVIEEKAKAILDQGMTQPGYIFNLGHGVFPSVDPATLKRLTSFVHEYSASKLSR; the protein is encoded by the coding sequence ATGACGAAACAATTCAACGAAACATTCCTAAAAGCAGCCAGAGGAGAGAAGACAGATCATGTGCCTGTTTGGTATATGCGTCAAGCTGGAAGATCACAACCAGAGTATAGAGAAATTAAGGAAAAGTATTCTTTGTTTGAAATCACTCATCAGCCTGAACTCTGTGCATATGTTACGCGCCTTCCTGTTGAACAATATAATGTTGACGCGGCAATTTTATATAAAGATATTATGACACCACTTCCGGCTATTGGTATGGAGGTAGAGATTAAATCAGGGATTGGCCCAGTAATTGACAATCCAATCCGTTCTTTAGCGGATGTTGAAAAACTTGGGGAACTTAATCCCGAAGTGGATGTTCCTTATGTATTAGATACGATAAAATTATTAACTCAAGAGCAATTATCTGTACCGTTGATTGGTTTTTCTGGAGCACCATTTACCCTTGCAAGCTATATGATTGAAGGTGGTCCTTCGAAAAACTACAATAAAACAAAAGCGTTCATGTATGCAGAGCCAAAAGCCTGGTTTGCCTTAATGGAAAAACTTGCAGATGTGGTCATCACATATGTTAAAGCGCAAATAAATGCTGGTGTAAAAGCAATCCAAATTTTTGATTCATGGGTTGGGGCATTAAATGTTGAAGATTACCGCTACTTCATTAAGCCAATTATGAATCGAATTTTCACTGAGCTTAGAGAAGAGAATGTTCCGCTTATTATGTTTGGTGTTGGAGCAAGCCATCTTGCGTTGGAGTGGCATGACCTCCCAATTGATGTCGTTGGGTTGGACTGGCGTCTGCCGATTAGCCAAGCAAGAGAAATGGGAATACAAAAAACGGTACAAGGAAATCTTGATCCGGCAATCCTTCTCGCACCTTGGGAAGTAATTGAGGAAAAAGCTAAGGCAATTTTGGATCAAGGTATGACACAACCAGGCTACATCTTTAACCTGGGTCATGGGGTGTTCCCATCAGTTGATCCGGCTACTTTGAAAAGATTGACATCGTTTGTTCATGAATATTCAGCATCAAAACTTAGTCGTTAA
- the hemH gene encoding ferrochelatase, giving the protein MTKRKMGLLVMAYGTPYQLDDLERYYTHIRHGRKPTVEMLEDLRNRYESIGGLSPLAKVTLEQAKKLEEHMNLIQDEIEFKMYLGLKHIEPFIEDAVKQMHNDGIEEAVSIVLAPHFSTFSIKSYNGRAAEEAEKLGGPKITSIESWYNEPKFINHWVKKVKEIYQQMPEEEKENAMLIVSAHSLPEKILQFGDPYLNQLKETADLIAEQAGIDKYEIGWQSAGNTPEPWLGPDVQDLTRELAKEHQYKAFVYVPVGFVCEHLEVLYDNDYECKVVTDEVGASYYRPKMPNADPEFIDALATVILKKLTH; this is encoded by the coding sequence ATGACAAAAAGAAAAATGGGATTACTAGTAATGGCATACGGTACCCCATATCAATTAGATGACCTTGAACGCTATTACACACATATACGCCATGGCAGAAAGCCAACAGTAGAAATGCTTGAAGACCTTCGCAATCGCTATGAATCAATTGGCGGTCTTTCTCCGCTTGCTAAAGTAACACTTGAACAGGCTAAAAAGCTTGAAGAGCATATGAATCTGATACAGGATGAAATTGAGTTTAAAATGTACCTTGGACTTAAACACATTGAGCCATTTATTGAGGATGCAGTTAAGCAAATGCATAATGATGGTATTGAAGAGGCAGTAAGTATTGTTCTTGCCCCTCATTTTTCAACCTTCAGCATTAAGTCGTATAATGGCAGAGCAGCGGAAGAGGCCGAAAAACTGGGCGGTCCAAAGATTACTTCTATTGAAAGCTGGTATAATGAGCCGAAATTTATCAACCACTGGGTTAAGAAGGTAAAGGAGATTTATCAGCAAATGCCAGAAGAAGAAAAAGAGAATGCGATGCTGATTGTTTCTGCCCATAGCTTACCAGAGAAGATTTTACAATTTGGAGATCCCTATCTAAATCAACTGAAGGAAACAGCAGATTTAATCGCTGAACAGGCTGGGATAGATAAATATGAAATAGGCTGGCAAAGTGCAGGAAATACGCCAGAGCCATGGTTAGGGCCAGATGTACAGGATTTAACAAGAGAATTGGCTAAGGAACATCAATATAAAGCTTTCGTCTATGTACCTGTAGGCTTTGTTTGCGAACACCTTGAAGTCTTATATGACAATGATTATGAATGTAAAGTTGTTACCGATGAAGTAGGAGCAAGTTATTATCGTCCTAAAATGCCTAATGCAGACCCTGAATTTATTGATGCACTGGCAACTGTTATCTTGAAAAAATTAACACACTGA
- the hemY gene encoding protoporphyrinogen oxidase — protein sequence MTEEKQMVVIIGGGITGMTTAFYLQKIIAEKQMPIEIKLIEASHRLGGKMQTVVKDGFTIERGPDSFLARKVSMSNLAKEVGMEDQLVHNSTGKSYVLVNDVLHSMPGGSIMGVPTEIGPFIKTGLFSIPGKMRASADFILPRSPGGKDQSLGQFFRRRLGDEVVENLIEPLLSGIYAGDIDELSLMSTFPQFYEVEQKHRSLILGMKKGTPSQPKSPQNKGKAKGGFLTFKSGLQSFADAIEAKIEPKSILKGHRVEKIIKGSKRYELYLNNGETINADCIVAATPHKVTQSMFSQYSFFDPFKSVPSTSVATVALAFPKEAVKKDIDGTGFVVSRRGDYSITACTWTHKKWEHSTPEGKVLLRCYVGRSGDETIVDLSDDRIIQIVLEDLSKTMDITMKPDFAIVSRWKDSMPQYTVGHKQRLESINQHVKAELPGVFLAGSSYGGVGLPDCIDQGEKAVKEVLDYLKMND from the coding sequence GTGACGGAAGAAAAACAGATGGTAGTGATTATTGGCGGAGGGATTACTGGAATGACAACCGCATTCTATCTCCAAAAAATAATCGCGGAAAAACAAATGCCCATTGAAATCAAACTTATTGAAGCATCACACCGTCTCGGAGGTAAAATGCAAACCGTTGTAAAAGACGGTTTCACCATTGAAAGAGGACCAGACTCCTTTCTCGCCCGAAAAGTCAGCATGTCCAATCTTGCGAAGGAAGTTGGAATGGAGGATCAACTTGTCCACAATTCAACAGGTAAGTCTTATGTTCTTGTTAATGATGTGCTTCACTCTATGCCTGGCGGTTCGATTATGGGAGTCCCAACGGAGATAGGTCCATTTATTAAAACAGGATTGTTCTCCATTCCAGGAAAAATGAGAGCCTCCGCTGATTTCATTTTGCCTAGATCTCCAGGAGGGAAGGACCAATCCTTAGGACAGTTCTTCCGGAGAAGATTAGGCGATGAGGTGGTTGAAAATTTAATTGAACCGCTATTATCAGGAATTTATGCGGGTGATATTGATGAATTAAGTCTAATGTCAACTTTCCCACAATTCTATGAGGTGGAACAAAAACACCGGAGCCTAATTCTTGGGATGAAAAAGGGAACACCTTCACAGCCGAAAAGTCCTCAAAATAAGGGGAAAGCAAAAGGTGGGTTTTTAACCTTTAAAAGTGGGCTTCAGTCTTTTGCAGACGCGATTGAAGCAAAAATAGAGCCTAAATCAATTTTAAAAGGGCACAGGGTTGAAAAGATTATAAAGGGCAGTAAACGCTATGAACTGTATCTTAATAACGGTGAAACGATAAATGCAGATTGTATTGTTGCTGCAACCCCACACAAGGTAACGCAATCAATGTTTTCACAATATAGTTTTTTTGATCCTTTTAAATCTGTACCTTCTACTTCTGTTGCTACCGTAGCTCTTGCTTTTCCAAAGGAAGCGGTAAAAAAGGATATCGACGGAACGGGATTTGTTGTTTCTAGAAGGGGAGATTATTCCATTACAGCCTGCACATGGACTCACAAAAAATGGGAACATTCTACTCCAGAAGGAAAAGTATTACTCCGTTGTTATGTCGGAAGGTCTGGGGATGAAACGATTGTCGACCTCTCTGATGATAGAATTATCCAGATTGTACTTGAAGACTTAAGTAAAACGATGGATATTACAATGAAACCAGACTTTGCTATTGTCTCTCGTTGGAAAGACTCAATGCCTCAGTACACTGTAGGGCATAAGCAACGTCTTGAATCGATTAATCAGCATGTTAAAGCAGAACTTCCTGGGGTCTTTTTAGCTGGTTCATCTTATGGCGGTGTGGGTCTGCCTGATTGTATCGACCAAGGGGAAAAGGCTGTAAAAGAGGTTTTAGATTACCTGAAGATGAATGATTAA
- a CDS encoding MBL fold metallo-hydrolase translates to MKLTVIGFWGGYPKKNGASSGYLLEHDGFHLLIDCGSGVLSKLQNIIQPEELDAVLISHYHPDHIADIGVLQHARLIQGFLGEKPPTLPIYGHQFDEAEYSKLTYKDITSGIAYQPSDILTVGPFQVAFLKTEHPVPCYAMRIVAGGKSLVYTADGSFKEELIEFSREADLLLCECNFFGHQNGKSAGHMNSIEAGQFAEKSAVKQLILTHLPQYGELSELVRESSTEFTGIIKLADEFLTISL, encoded by the coding sequence ATGAAACTTACGGTTATTGGGTTTTGGGGTGGTTATCCAAAAAAGAATGGGGCAAGCTCTGGCTATCTGCTCGAGCATGATGGTTTTCACTTATTAATTGATTGCGGCAGCGGGGTTCTCTCTAAACTGCAAAATATCATTCAACCAGAGGAACTAGATGCTGTTTTGATTTCACATTACCATCCAGACCATATTGCTGATATAGGTGTCCTACAGCATGCTAGGCTGATTCAAGGATTTTTAGGGGAGAAACCACCTACATTGCCTATTTACGGGCACCAGTTTGATGAGGCAGAGTACTCGAAGCTAACCTATAAAGATATTACTAGTGGAATCGCCTACCAGCCTAGTGATATTCTTACAGTCGGTCCCTTTCAAGTAGCATTTTTAAAAACGGAGCATCCTGTTCCATGCTATGCCATGAGAATTGTGGCGGGTGGTAAATCATTGGTATACACCGCGGATGGCTCTTTTAAAGAGGAACTTATTGAATTTAGCAGGGAAGCAGATCTTTTGTTATGTGAATGTAACTTTTTCGGTCACCAAAATGGAAAGTCGGCTGGCCATATGAACAGTATCGAGGCAGGTCAGTTTGCCGAAAAATCAGCTGTTAAACAATTAATACTCACACATCTTCCTCAATACGGAGAGTTATCTGAGCTTGTGCGTGAGTCGTCTACCGAATTTACTGGTATAATAAAGCTTGCAGATGAATTTTTAACTATTTCACTATAA
- a CDS encoding lipoate--protein ligase, whose translation MLFIDNKGITDPRINLAIEEYALKNLDINETYLLFYINEPSIIIGKNQNTVEEINTEYVEGNGIHIVRRLSGGGAVYHDLGNLNFSFITKDDGESFHNFRKFTEPVVAALRKLGVNAELSGRNDLLAEGRKISGNAQFSTKGRMFSHGTLLFNSEMDHIVSALRVKKDKIESKGIKSVRSRVANISEFLEEKMEIEEFRSLILQNIFEGEEITEYVLTEEDWEKIHQLSKERYQSWEWNYGKSPKFNLQHSHRFPVGQIDVRLEVNKGVIENCKIYGDFFGVGDVSEIEKMLVNVRYEKNELEEVLKDVDTSYYFGNISKEEFINLIY comes from the coding sequence ATGTTATTTATTGATAATAAAGGCATCACCGATCCGAGAATTAATCTAGCGATTGAAGAATATGCATTGAAAAATCTTGATATTAATGAAACATATTTATTATTTTACATAAATGAACCATCAATAATCATTGGGAAAAATCAAAATACCGTTGAAGAAATTAACACGGAATATGTTGAGGGAAATGGAATTCATATTGTTCGCAGATTGTCTGGTGGGGGAGCCGTTTACCATGATTTAGGGAATCTGAACTTTAGTTTTATCACGAAGGACGATGGCGAAAGCTTTCATAATTTCCGGAAGTTTACGGAGCCCGTGGTTGCTGCACTCAGAAAGCTGGGAGTCAATGCAGAGTTAAGCGGCAGAAATGATCTTCTAGCTGAAGGCAGAAAGATTTCTGGAAATGCCCAATTCTCTACAAAGGGCAGAATGTTCTCCCATGGAACGCTTCTTTTCAATTCGGAGATGGACCATATTGTCTCGGCATTAAGGGTAAAGAAAGATAAAATTGAATCAAAGGGAATTAAATCCGTTCGAAGCCGGGTGGCTAATATTTCCGAATTTCTTGAAGAAAAAATGGAGATTGAAGAGTTTCGCTCACTGATTTTACAAAATATTTTTGAAGGCGAAGAGATTACGGAATATGTTCTAACGGAGGAAGATTGGGAGAAAATTCACCAACTTTCAAAGGAACGCTATCAGAGTTGGGAATGGAATTATGGAAAATCACCGAAGTTTAATCTTCAGCACTCCCATCGTTTCCCTGTAGGGCAAATCGATGTTCGTTTAGAGGTTAACAAAGGTGTTATTGAAAATTGTAAAATCTATGGTGACTTCTTTGGAGTTGGCGATGTAAGTGAAATCGAGAAAATGCTTGTTAATGTACGCTATGAAAAAAACGAGCTGGAAGAAGTACTGAAAGATGTGGATACGTCATATTACTTTGGAAATATTTCAAAAGAAGAGTTTATCAATTTAATTTATTAG